From [Clostridium] symbiosum, a single genomic window includes:
- a CDS encoding L-2-amino-thiazoline-4-carboxylic acid hydrolase, producing MKEFTEKHHAWLVGRFYERLMQECPDRGEAIFVMSTQRYAEQRGSRMAQRAVRDGKGLNFTTYREYGEWKNTETVKREGCANAGETTAWSPDHIEKVYMCPWAAQFKEMGLKKCGTLYCRHVDQSIVRGFNPLLTYEVPQSMHESGYCLQISRGADFREGQVFNKRTEYQKTFDYHCGHCYKTFREIVTAILGEQGERISRSVLEEFGRTYGEEMAAVLLSYQDQDFNLI from the coding sequence ATGAAAGAATTTACAGAAAAACATCACGCATGGCTGGTGGGCAGGTTTTATGAACGGCTGATGCAGGAGTGTCCCGACAGGGGAGAAGCCATATTTGTTATGAGTACACAACGCTATGCGGAACAGCGTGGTTCGCGAATGGCCCAAAGGGCGGTGAGAGACGGAAAAGGATTGAATTTTACCACATACCGCGAGTATGGGGAATGGAAAAATACCGAGACGGTCAAACGGGAAGGCTGCGCGAATGCGGGAGAGACGACGGCCTGGTCTCCGGATCATATTGAGAAGGTTTATATGTGCCCCTGGGCCGCGCAGTTTAAAGAAATGGGACTAAAGAAATGCGGAACGCTTTACTGCAGGCACGTAGATCAATCGATTGTCAGGGGATTTAATCCATTACTTACATACGAGGTCCCTCAGAGTATGCATGAAAGCGGCTATTGTCTGCAGATATCAAGAGGAGCGGATTTTAGGGAAGGCCAGGTGTTTAACAAACGTACGGAATACCAGAAAACATTTGATTATCATTGCGGACATTGCTATAAGACGTTCCGGGAAATTGTAACAGCTATCCTTGGAGAGCAGGGAGAGCGGATCTCACGAAGCGTATTGGAGGAATTTGGTAGAACATATGGGGAGGAGATGGCGGCCGTTCTTCTTTCATATCAGGATCAGGATTTTAACCTTATCTGA
- a CDS encoding Na+/H+ antiporter NhaC family protein, with translation MEKRNKQNQNAVQDKDIGFLSFTPLVVFLVVYMGSGILFTIMGTPDPFKQVPRNFALLLGVVIALLMGKRKLGDKVNRFAEAAASPGIMVMTLVLLMSGAFSSTAKAMGAVDATASLGLALIPHQFLVAGLFLISAVISTAMGTCMGTVAAIGPIAVGLAESAGIDMAFTLSAVLGGSMFGDNLSFISDTTIVATRGAGCAMKDKFRMNFKIALPAAIATMVLYAVMTKSTGNVDASYTYELSKVIPYLAVLVLAMAGLDIIVVLMCGTILAGVIGIMSGSLTLITFTQAIAAGSFGMLETAMIGILVKGIMGLVEDRGGIRCLTNLANAKIKSRKTAQYLMGLIISVIDFFIGNNTVCILICTPVLKPIARKYNICNKRFASILDVFACVIPGISPIGTAVLLAMSYGGISSPLAVIKTNFYCMLLAVSMLVTISMNLYKMPEEESGDVDFYPELDEAAA, from the coding sequence ATGGAGAAACGTAATAAACAAAATCAAAACGCAGTTCAGGACAAAGACATTGGATTTTTATCATTTACGCCGTTGGTTGTTTTTCTTGTAGTGTATATGGGAAGCGGAATTCTTTTTACAATTATGGGAACACCGGATCCGTTTAAGCAGGTTCCAAGAAACTTTGCCTTACTTTTAGGTGTCGTAATCGCCCTGCTGATGGGTAAGAGGAAACTAGGGGATAAGGTAAACCGGTTTGCTGAAGCGGCCGCGAGCCCGGGGATCATGGTCATGACTCTGGTGCTCCTGATGTCCGGGGCATTTTCCTCCACAGCCAAGGCCATGGGTGCCGTGGATGCAACGGCAAGCCTGGGCCTGGCGCTGATTCCCCATCAGTTTCTTGTTGCGGGCCTGTTTTTGATTTCAGCGGTGATATCGACAGCTATGGGAACCTGCATGGGCACCGTAGCAGCTATCGGGCCAATCGCCGTCGGTCTGGCAGAGAGTGCGGGCATTGATATGGCATTTACCCTTTCGGCTGTACTTGGCGGTTCCATGTTTGGTGATAATCTGTCGTTCATTTCCGACACTACCATCGTTGCGACAAGAGGGGCCGGATGTGCGATGAAAGACAAATTCCGGATGAACTTTAAAATTGCTCTTCCGGCGGCAATTGCTACGATGGTGCTTTATGCCGTAATGACAAAGAGTACCGGAAATGTGGATGCATCCTACACATATGAACTGAGTAAAGTCATTCCGTATCTGGCGGTTCTTGTACTTGCAATGGCAGGACTTGATATAATCGTCGTGCTAATGTGCGGGACAATCCTGGCAGGCGTCATTGGAATCATGTCGGGGAGCCTGACCTTAATCACGTTTACACAGGCGATTGCTGCCGGGTCATTCGGAATGTTGGAAACGGCCATGATAGGCATTCTTGTAAAAGGCATTATGGGACTTGTGGAAGATCGGGGAGGAATCAGATGTCTTACCAATCTTGCCAATGCTAAAATTAAAAGCCGTAAGACGGCGCAGTACCTGATGGGATTGATTATTAGCGTCATTGATTTCTTTATCGGAAACAATACGGTCTGTATCCTGATTTGTACCCCGGTCCTGAAACCGATTGCCAGAAAATATAATATCTGTAATAAGCGCTTTGCATCAATTTTAGATGTATTTGCCTGTGTTATACCGGGAATTTCACCAATAGGAACAGCAGTACTTCTGGCAATGAGTTATGGAGGTATTTCTTCTCCTCTGGCAGTGATTAAGACCAATTTTTACTGTATGCTGCTGGCGGTATCCATGCTTGTCACGATCAGTATGAATTTATACAAAATGCCGGAGGAAGAGAGCGGAGATGTCGATTTCTATCCGGAACTTGATGAAGCAGCAGCCTGA